The genome window aaatatatgaatttctAAGCAGATCATATCATACCTTCCTCACTCCAGATGTTAGTCCTAGGCTTCCTACGTCCTTGCTATTAACATACTTCCATTCCATGTTCTCTTTTTCCAGATTCACACACTTCCTGCCTTCATTCCAAAAGAAACAATATAAGTAGCTAGATATCAAAGTCAGATGGACGTGCATGTATGTCTGTGTTGAGTAATTTATCTCTGGGTAGAACCTTTTAGATGTAGAACCAGCAACTCTATATACATCTTGAGACGTATGTGACTGAAGATATGTACATATTCTCCTACATCTTTTCTTAAAACTACTTCACATGTACTTCCAGATTCGAGATcaaatgacttcaaatattggTCGATTGCATCTTTCCTTGTGACCAAGTCTACCTCGCCTATTAATGGAACAGATGGAAACTCCCAAAGGCCAGCAAGTAAACCTTTATCTGGTCTCTTTACGAGGAGGAATCTACTATTACATTGTGGTTGATCCATCAGGGCTTCATCTTCTATTATTTCCACAACAGTCACGGCAGAAAATTCATGTCTTTTTTTGGCCTTGACAACTTTTGTTGGATAATCCTTGACAGATACTGATCTATCATTTATTGATACTGACAGTGCACGACATTGACCTGAGACCGGGCATGTGGAGCAGCTTGGATTATGTAAAGTGCATACTGTGGCACCAAGTTCCATGAGAGCCTGATTAAAATCTCCCGGCCTGTCAGGATCGACTAATTGCCCTGCTAATTTCCTGACCAGAAGTATAACACGAAAGAGACAGGTTTTTAAAATCAGAGATAAAATGAGAagtactatatttttattcgaTCTGCTTAACAACAGAGTCCTACTTCTGTACATTTGAGGATTCAGTTTTAAATGGTAGGAGATCTTAGTTGCATTTAATTGTGAGGGTGGTGTGTCATTTGACAACACCATCAATCCGGAATGGACTCCTCTAGCAGGGAAGAAACAACCATATATGAAAATCTCTTGCTGAACAGGTTGTATAAACTACATATTATCCCCATTGCATGGTTCAGATGAGTTTTGTAACAAAGGTAACTATAGGGGATGTTACATAGCAACTTAACAGttgagaaatgaaaaaaaaaatatttatctcaGACACTTGCTACAAAGTCAATGTATTACACAGACCAAATAGTGTGATATATGAGATCTCAAGTAGAGGAAATatagttgcaacttgcaagtagAGTGAGCAATGGAGAAGTGAATATAGCAGGAAAATATGAGAATGATTGAGTCATAAAAAGCTAACCACATAGCCTTAACAGTTGTAGAGTCTTTGGGGTTTGCAGATATAGTCTTTAGCCTGGCAATCACCCTGACCACGTTTCCATCGACCACGGGAACTGCCTGTAAAGGTATATTATGACAGGGaagtaagagagagagagagtagtggTGCTAATTATAAATGAAGAGTAGGAGTGAGCTACGGCTACGCCTACACCTACCTGTTGGAAGGCTATAGAAGCAATAGCACCAGCTGTATAATCCCCAATTCCAGGAACCTTGCGAAGCTCAGAAAGTGTAGTTGGGAAGTGACCTCCTTGTTGGACAATGAATTTAGCTCCCTCCAGGAGGAACCTAGCGCGGCGGTAATAACCCAAGCCTGCCCACATCTGATTCACCTCCTCAAGAGAGGCATGGGAAAGGTGAACAAGAGTGGGCCACTTGTGGATCCAACGAATAAAATAACGGATAACGGTATCAACCCTGGTCTGCTGAAGCATAATCTCGGAAACCCAGACAGCATAAGCCCTGTCACTACAAGTGGTGGTTTTGCGCCACGGGAGATCTCTTTGGTTATTGTCATACCAATCAAGAAGAGAGGACCTAATTTCAAAAGACTGCTCTTTCCC of Daucus carota subsp. sativus chromosome 3, DH1 v3.0, whole genome shotgun sequence contains these proteins:
- the LOC108211302 gene encoding adenine DNA glycosylase, coding for MRMELGVVTGIGVGRLSLAPPPNLKLKAKRVFSGKSGGLVMDDDKEDTMMGGTGSRRRSSRSRKAKKTTDEEEEDEKKKRRRASKKTSSGLSTSSVMIDIEDFGKEQSFEIRSSLLDWYDNNQRDLPWRKTTTCSDRAYAVWVSEIMLQQTRVDTVIRYFIRWIHKWPTLVHLSHASLEEVNQMWAGLGYYRRARFLLEGAKFIVQQGGHFPTTLSELRKVPGIGDYTAGAIASIAFQQAVPVVDGNVVRVIARLKTISANPKDSTTVKAMWKLAGQLVDPDRPGDFNQALMELGATVCTLHNPSCSTCPVSGQCRALSVSINDRSVSVKDYPTKVVKAKKRHEFSAVTVVEIIEDEALMDQPQCNSRFLLVKRPDKGLLAGLWEFPSVPLIGEVDLVTRKDAIDQYLKSFDLESGSTCEVVLRKDVGEYVHIFSHIRLKMYIELLVLHLKGRKCVNLEKENMEWKYVNSKDVGSLGLTSGVRKVYDMIQKFKDTIPPKSDKKVPEKL